The Vicia villosa cultivar HV-30 ecotype Madison, WI linkage group LG1, Vvil1.0, whole genome shotgun sequence genome includes a region encoding these proteins:
- the LOC131629108 gene encoding plant intracellular Ras-group-related LRR protein 6-like: protein MMYEQQPVERTTYSNNSNSIEETERLEIVNLSGMSLDSLPNPSLNLASICKLDLSNNNLQNIPESLTARLVNTVALDVHSNQLRTLPNSIGCLSKLKLLNVSGNLIQHLPKTIENCKALEDLNLNFNKLIQLPENLGFELINLKKLSINSNKLLFLPRSISYLTSLKILDARLNCLRSLPEDLENLINLETLNVSQNFHFLDSIPSSIGLLLSLVELDISYNKIKSLPDSIGGLNKLQKLSVEGNPLTSPPPEVMELGLHAVKEYLGNKMNAGHQSPTPMKSPTKKKSWVGRLVKYGSFNIRNGPREEREAFIVSDDDRSIESVASTRYSGMFSPRRLFSGRNYFSH from the exons ATGATGTACGAACAGCAACCGGTGGAGAGGACCACATATAGTAATAATTCGAATTCCATTGAGGAAACTGAAAGGCTTGAAATAGTTAACTTGAGTGGCATGTCATTAGACTCTCTTCCTAACCCTTCTCTCAATTTAGCTTCCATTTGCAAGTTAGACCTATCCAATAACAATCTTCag AACATTCCGGAATCATTGACGGCGAGGCTGGTGAACACGGTGGCGTTGGACGTGCACTCAAACCAGCTGAGAACCCTTCCAAACTCCATTGGCTGCCTCTCCAAGCTCAAGCTTCTGAACGTCTCCGGCAACCTCATCCAACACCTCCCAAAAACAATTGAGAATTGCAAGGCCTTAGAAGATTTGAATTTAAACTTCAACAAGTTGATCCAATTACCAGAAAACCTAGGGTTTGAGCTAATAAACCTCAAGAAACTATCAATCAACTCCAACAAACTTCTCTTCCTTCCACGCTCCATCTCTTATCTCACATCTCTCAAGATTCTCGACGCACGTCTCAACTGTCTCAGATCTCTCCCGGAAGATCTAGAGAATCTCATCAACCTTGAAACCCTAAACGTGAGTCAGAATTTTCATTTCTTGGATTCAATTCCATCCTCCATAGGACTTCTATTGTCTCTCGTTGAACTTGACATCAGCTACAACAAGATCAAGTCCTTGCCGGACTCCATTGGTGGTCTCAATAAGCTTCAGAAGCTGAGTGTGGAAGGGAACCCTCTTACTTCACCACCACCGGAAGTGATGGAGCTTGGATTGCATGCAGTGAAGGAGTATCTCGGCAACAAGATGAACGCTGGCCATCAGAGTCCGACACCGATGAAGAGTCCAACTAAGAAGAAGTCATGGGTTGGAAGATTGGTTAAATATGGAAGCTTCAATATCCGAAATGGACCACGTGAAGAACGCGAAGCTTTCATCGTTTCTGATGATGATAGATCGATCGAAAGTGTTGCTTCAACTCGCTATTCGGGGATGTTTTCGCCCCGTCGTCTCTTCTCCGGTCGGAATTACTTTAGCCATTGA
- the LOC131629114 gene encoding GATA transcription factor 28-like isoform X2, with amino-acid sequence MTGLVVAAAAYAGRYVIQAWQAFKARPAGMCKFYEGGFHATMNKREASLILGVSCRHCGISEKCTPMMRRGPEGPRTLCNACGLMWANKGALRDLSRAATLPTHNSPLNKNESQNLENNQIVLRDAAESS; translated from the exons ATGACAGGGCTGGTTGTGGCTGCAGCAGCTTATGCAGGTAGATATGTTATCCAGGCCTGGCAAGCATTCAAGGCTAGACCGGCTGGGATGTGTAAATTTTATGAAGGTGGTTTTCATGCTACCATGAATAAGAGGGAAGCATCTCTCATCCTTGGTGTTAG CTGTAGGCACTGTGGCATCAGTGAGAAGTGCACGCCAATGATGCGACGTGGACCTGAAGGGCCAAGAACCCTCTGCAATGCTTGTGGACTTATGTGGGCAAATAAG GGAGCTCTTAGGGACCTATCAAGAGCTGCAACCTTGCCAACACACAATTCTCCACTAAACAAGAATGAG AGTCAAAATTTGGAGAACAATCAGATAGTGCTTAGAGATGCTGCTGAATCATCATGA
- the LOC131629114 gene encoding GATA transcription factor 18-like isoform X1 — MTGLVVAAAAYAGRYVIQAWQAFKARPAGMCKFYEGGFHATMNKREASLILGVSCRHCGISEKCTPMMRRGPEGPRTLCNACGLMWANKGALRDLSRAATLPTHNSPLNKNEALSEKGYELVSGGTENHLVLVNMKKKVTR, encoded by the exons ATGACAGGGCTGGTTGTGGCTGCAGCAGCTTATGCAGGTAGATATGTTATCCAGGCCTGGCAAGCATTCAAGGCTAGACCGGCTGGGATGTGTAAATTTTATGAAGGTGGTTTTCATGCTACCATGAATAAGAGGGAAGCATCTCTCATCCTTGGTGTTAG CTGTAGGCACTGTGGCATCAGTGAGAAGTGCACGCCAATGATGCGACGTGGACCTGAAGGGCCAAGAACCCTCTGCAATGCTTGTGGACTTATGTGGGCAAATAAG GGAGCTCTTAGGGACCTATCAAGAGCTGCAACCTTGCCAACACACAATTCTCCACTAAACAAGAATGAG GCTCTGAGTGAGAAAGGCTATGAACTTGTTTCCGGTGGGACTGAAAATCATCTAGTTTTGGTGAATATGAAGAAAAAGGTAACCCGATAA
- the LOC131601391 gene encoding auxin efflux carrier component 2-like, which translates to MITGKDMYNVFTAIVPLYVAMILAYGSVRWWKIFTPDQCSGINRFVAVFAVPLLSFHFISSNDPYTMNYLFILADSLQKVVILAVLFLWNIFTKNQDSLDWTITFFSLSTLPNTLVMGIPLLSAMYGGSSGNLMVQIVVMQSVVWYTLMLFLFEYRAAKLLITQQFPETAASITSFKVDSDVVSLSGREPLQTDAEIGEDGKIRVVVRRSITGSNSMVMPPRVSNLTGVEIYSVQSSRDQPTPRVSTTSINQIDSYAMFQHGYRNSFQRNSDVYSMQSPKVSGESEMFNINNGSYPPPNPMLYGSTNTGRKKKDSIGGGPNNKELHMFVWSDSPVSERNLKHAVNRPPSFDFGTVVDPSKALPQENTVSPKGVNDMIGDMSLKERDVEGENVSKKKQMPPASVITKLILIMVWRKLIRNPNTYASLIGLVWALISYRWNIELPAIIKGSISILSNTGLGMAMFSLGLFMALQPKLIACGKRVATFSMAVRFLIGPAVIAATSIGVGIRGTLLHVSIVQAALPQGIVPFVFAKEYNLHPTILSTAVIFGMLIALPITILYYVLLGL; encoded by the exons ATGATTACCGGTAAAGATATGTACAATGTTTTCACAGCGATTGTGCCATTATATGTTGCTATGATATTAGCATATGGTTCAGTTCGTTGGTGGAAAATCTTCACACCAGATCAATGTTCTGGTATAAACCGTTTCGTGGCGGTTTTCGCAGTTCCTTTGCTCTCTTTCCATTTTATATCCTCCAATGATCCATATACTATGAACTACCTTTTCATATTAGCTGATTCACTTCAAAAAGTAGTTATCCTTGCTGTTCTTTTTCTATGGAACATTTTCACAAAAAATCAAGATAGTCTTGATTGGACTATTACATTTTTCTCACTTTCAACTCTTCCTAACACACTTGTCATGGGAATCCCTCTTTTATCAGCCATGTATGGTGGTTCATCAGGAAATCTCATGGTGCAAATTGTTGTTATGCAAAGTGTTGTTTGGTATACTCTTATGCTGTTTTTGTTTGAATATAGAGCTGCTAAACTTCTTATTACACAACAGTTTCCTGAAACTGCTGCTTCTATAACTTCATTCAAAGTTGATTCTGATGTTGTTTCGCTCAGCGGTAGAGAGCCGCTTCAAACCGATGCTGAGATTGGTGAAGATGGTAAAATTCGTGTGGTTGTTAGAAGATCGATTACTGGTTCTAACTCTATGGTGATGCCACCACGAGTCTCGAATCTCACCGGTGTTGAGATATATTCGGTTCAATCGTCAAGAGATCAGCCAACACCGAGAGTTTCTACTACTAGTATTAATCAAATTGATTCTTATGCAATGTTTCAACACGGGTACAGAAATAGTTTTCAAAGAAATAGTGATGTTTATTCCATGCAATCTCCGAAAGTGAGTGGTGAGAGTGAGATGTTTAATATTAATAATGGTTCTTACCCTCCTCCAAATCCAATGCTTTATGGTTCTACAAATACTGGGAGAAAGAAGAAAGATAGCATTGGTGGTGGACCTAATAACAAAGAGTTACACATGTTTGTGTGGAGTGATTCACCTGTTTCTGAAAGGAATCTTAAGCATGCTGTTAATAGACCTCCCTCTTTTGATTTTGGAACTGTTGTTGATCCTTCAAAAGCTCTTCCACAAGAAAACACTGTTTCACCAAAAG GTGTTAATGACATGATTGGGGACATGAGTCTGAAAGAAAGAGATGTTGAAGGAGAGAATGTAAGCAAAAAGAAACAGATGCCACCAGCAAGTGTGATTACAAAACTCATTCTCATCATGGTTTGGAGAAAACTCATTAGAAACCCTAATACCTATGCAAGTCTCATAGGACTTGTTTGGGCTCTTATATCATATAG GTGGAACATTGAATTGCCGGCGATTATAAAAGGTTCAATCTCAATCCTATCGAACACTGGACTTGGAATGGCCATGTTCAGTCTAGGTTTGTTCATGGCATTACAGCCTAAGTTGATTGCATGTGGTAAAAGAGTTGCAACATTTTCTATGGCGGTGAGGTTCTTAATCGGACCCGCTGTGATCGCGGCAACCTCAATCGGAGTTGGTATCCGCGGAACTCTCTTACATGTTTCAATTGTTCAG GCTGCACTTCCACAAGGTATTGTTCCATTTGTGTTTGCCAAAGAATACAATCTTCATCCAACTATACTCAGTACTGC GGTTATATTTGGAATGTTGATTGCATTGCCTATAACAATACTCTACTATGTGCTTCTTGGACTATAG
- the LOC131601398 gene encoding auxin efflux carrier component 2-like gives MITGKDMYDVFSAIVPLYVAMILAYGSVRWWKIFTPDQCSGINRFVAVFAVPLLSFHFISSNDPYAMNYHFILADSLQKVVILAALFLWNMFTKNQDSLDWTITLFSLSTLPNTLVMGIPLLTAMYGDFSGNLMVQIVVLQSVIWYTLMLFLFEYRAAKLLITEQFPETAASITSFKVDSDVVSLNGREPLQTDAEIGEDGKLHVVVRRSTTNSMVSGSFNKSHLHNMTPRASNLTGVEIYSVQSSREPTPRASSFNQTDFYAMFQSKAPSPKHGYTNSFQSNGDVYSMQSSKGATPRTSNFEDETLKMNKKRGARSMSGELFNINNGSYPPPNPMLYGSTSTGRKKKDSIGGGNGNGNGNGNGNGPNNKELHMFVWSSSTSPVSEGNLKHAVNRPASTDFGTIDPSKYVPHGNTVSSKGVNELIENMSPRERDIELDEGTKSPYISQHKKMDFEGENVNKNKQMPPASVMTRLILIMVWRKLIRNPNTYSSLIGLVWSLISFRWHIEMPSIVKGSISILSDAGLGMAMFSLGLFMALQPKLIACGKRVATFSMAVRFLTGPAVIAATSITVGIRGALLHVAIVQAALPQGIVPFVFAKEYNLHPDILSTAVIFGMLIALPITILYYVILGV, from the exons ATGATTACCGGTAAGGATATGTATGATGTTTTCTCCGCGATTGTACCGTTATATGTTGCTATGATATTAGCATATGGTTCAGTTCGTTGGTGGAAAATCTTCACACCAGATCAATGTTCTGGTATAAACCGTTTCGTAGCAGTTTTTGCAGTTCCTTTACTATCTTTCCATTTTATATCTTCCAATGATCCATATGCTATGAATTACCATTTCATATTAGCTGATTCACTTCAAAAAGTAGTTATCCTTGCTGCTCTTTTTCTATGGAACATGTTCACAAAAAACCAAGATAGTCTTGATTGGACTATTACACTTTTCTCACTTTCAACTCTTCCCAACACACTTGTCATGGGAATCCCTCTTTTAACAGCTATGTATGGTGATTTCTCAGGAAATCTCATGGTACAAATTGTTGTTCTACAAAGTGTTATTTGGTATACTCTCATGCTTTTCTTGTTTGAATATAGAGCTGCTAAACTTCTTATCACAGAACAGTTTCCTGAAACTGCAGCCTCTATAACTTCATTCAAAGTTGATTCTGATGTGGTTTCGCTCAACGGTAGAGAACCGCTTCAAACCGATGCTGAGATAGGCGAAGATGGTAAACTTCATGTTGTTGTGAGAAGATCAACTACTAACTCTATGGTATCTGGATCTTTCAACAAATCTCATTTGCACAACATGACGCCACGAGCTTCGAATCTAACCGGTGTTGAGATATATTCGGTTCAATCCTCAAGAGAACCAACGCCAAGAGCTTCTAGTTTTAACCAAACTGATTTCTATGCAATGTTTCAAAGTAAAGCGCCGAGTCCGAAACACGGTTACACGAATAGTTTTCAGAGTAATGGCGATGTTTATTCTATGCAATCATCGAAAGGAGCGACGCCAAGGACTTCGAATTTCGAAGACGAGACGCTGAAGATGAATAAGAAGAGAGGAGCTAGAAGTATGAGTGGTGAGTTGTTTAATATTAATAATGGTTCTTACCCTCCTCCGAATCCAATGCTTTATGGTTCTACAAGTACTGGAAGAAAGAAGAAAGATAGCATTGGTGGtggaaatggaaatggaaatggtAATGGTAATGGTAATGGACCTAACAACAAAGAGTTACACATGTTTGTTTGGAGTTCAAGTACTTCACCTGTTTCTGAAGGGAATCTTAAACATGCAGTTAATAGACCTGCCTCTACTGATTTTGGAACCATTGATCCTTCAAAATATGTTCCACATGGAAACACTGTTTCATCAAAAG GTGTTAATGAATTGATTGAGAACATGAGTCCTAGAGAAAGGGATATTGAACTTGATGAAGGAACAAAGTCTCCATATATAAGCCAGCATAAGAAAATGGACTTTGAAGGAGAGAatgtaaacaaaaacaaacagatgccACCAGCAAGTGTCATGACAAGGCTCATTCTCATCATGGTTTGGAGAAAACTCATCAGAAATCCAAATACTTATTCAAGTCTAATAGGCCTTGTTTGGTCTCTAATATCATTTAG GTGGCACATTGAAATGCCGTCGATTGTAAAAGGTTCTATCTCGATACTATCAGATGCTGGACTTGGAATGGCCATGTTTAGTTTAGGTTTGTTCATGGCATTGCAGCCTAAGCTGATTGCATGTGGTAAAAGAGTTGCAACATTTTCTATGGCGGTTAGGTTCTTAACCGGACCAGCTGTGATCGCGGCAACCTCAATCACTGTTGGTATCCGCGGAGCTCTCTTACATGTTGCAATTGTTCAG GCTGCTCTTCCACAAGGTATTGTTCCATTTGTGTTTGCCAAAGAATACAATCTTCATCCAGATATACTCAGTACTGC GGTTATATTTGGAATGTTGATTGCATTGCCTATAACAATACTCTACTATGTGATTCTTGGAGTATAG